The proteins below come from a single Lepidochelys kempii isolate rLepKem1 chromosome 20, rLepKem1.hap2, whole genome shotgun sequence genomic window:
- the LOC140900750 gene encoding potassium channel subfamily T member 2-like isoform X10 has product MAELEKEVLPLPPRYRFRDLLLGDWQADERVQVAFYINENTFKERLKLFFIKNQRSSLRVRLFNFSLKLLSCLLYIIRVLLDDPQEARGGCWGCPRQNHSAHHLHKFDWTPIIWVNRPLPLWGLQVLVALISFLETMLLVYLGYKGNLWEQVLRVPFMLEMMNTAPFLITVFWPPLRNLFIPVFLNCWLAKHALENMIQNDLHRAIQRTHSAMFNQVLILVCTLVCLMFTCICGIQHLERAGNNLTLFDSLYFCIVTFSTVGFGDVTPKIWPSQLLVVIMICVALIVLPIQFEQLAFLWMERQKSGGNYSRYRAQTEKHVVLCVSSLKIDLLMDFLNEFYAHPRLQDYYVVILCPTEMDVAVRRVLQIPLWSQRVIFLQGSALKDQDLMRAKMDDAEACFILSNRFEGDRIAADHQTILRAWAVKDFAPNCPLYVQILKPENKFHIKFADHVVCEEEFKYAMLALNCVCPATSTLITLLIHTSRGQTTPMEPFKPRPGPWQPLSRDGPASPEQWQRMYSRCSANEVYHVRLGDSKFLGQYQGKSFTYASFHAHKRYGVCLIGVCREDKNNILLNPGPCHILASSDTCFYINISKEENSAFIFRQQEHLRPSRLPTPAYPGLTRLPVHSVIASMGTVAMDLPDSGSSPDSVGGTTLGLPGDPAGTEKCRSIAPVLEVVDAIPSPAFDLLSDQSEDEATHSDGSAAASGTWVKGYPTNSPYIGSSPALCHLVQEKIPFCCLRLDKSCHHYPYEDARAYHFQNKLIIVSAERAGNGLYNFIVPLRAYYRPRKELNPIVLLLENMPETHFLEAICWFPLVYYMVGSIDNLDDLLHCGVTFAASMVVVDKESSMIADEDYMADAKTIVNVQTLFRLFPGLNIITELTHPANMRFMQFKAKDRHALALSKLEKKERENGSNLVFMFRLPFAAGKVFSVSMLDTLLYQLSHQTTTLQLPGLKSSVLTGIGAASISFAIR; this is encoded by the exons ATGGcggagctggagaaggaggttctgcccctgcccccgcgCTACCGCTTCCGCGACCTGCTGCTGGGGGACTGGCAGGCCGACGAGAG GGTCCAGGTGGCGTTTTACATCAACGAAAACACCTTCAAGGAGCGGCTGAAACTCTTCTTCATCAAGAACCAGCGCTCCA GTTTGCGGGTGCGTCTGTTTAACTTCTCTCTCAAGCTGCTCAGCTGCCTCCTGTACATCATCCGGGTGCTGCTGGACGACCCCCAGGAGGCCCGAGGGGGCTG ctggggctgccccaggcaAAACCACTCTGCTCACCACCTGCATAAATTTGACTG GACTCCGATTATCTGGGTGAATAGGCCTCTGCCCCTCTGGGGGCTGCAG gtgctGGTGGCTTTGATCAGTTTCCTGGAGACGATGCTGCTGGTGTATCTCGGCTACAAG GGGAACTTGTGGGAGCAGGTTCTGCGGGTTCCCTTCATGCTGGAGATGATGAACACGGCACCTTTCCTCATCACG GTGTTCTGGCCCCCGCTGCGCAATCTCTTCATCCCGGTGTTCCTGAACTGCTGGCTGGCCAAGCACGCCCTGGAGAACATGATT CAGAACGATCTCCACCGCGCCATCCAGCGGACGCACTCTGCCATGTTTAACCAGGTCCTGATTCTGGTCTGCACCCTGGTCTGCCTGATGTTCACCTG CATCTGTGGGATCCAGCACCTGGAGCGCGCAGGCAACAACCTCACCCTCTTCGACTCACTCTACTTCTGCATCGTCACCTTCTCCACCGTGGGCTTCGGGGACGTCACCCCCAAGATCTGGCCCTCCCAGCTGCTGGTCGTCATCATGATCTGCGTGGCGCTCATTGTGCTGCCCATCCAG TTCGAGCAGCTGGCCTTCCTATGGATGGAGCGCCAGAAGTCAGGGGGCAACTACAGCCGGTACCGGGCACAGACGGAGAAGCACGTGGTGCTGTGCGTGAGCTCCCTCAAGATCGACCTGCTCATGGACTTCCTCAACGAGTTCTATGCCCACCCCCGCCTGCAG GACTACTATGTGGTGATCCTGTGCCCCACGGAGATGGACGTGGCGGTGCGGCGGGTGCTGCAGATCCCGCTCTGGTCCCAGCGCGTCATCTTCCTGCAGGGCTCGGCCCTCAAGGACCAGGACCTCATGCGGGCCAA GATGGATGACGCAGAGGCCTGCTTTATCCTCAGCAACCGCTTCGAGGGGGACCGGATCGCTGCG GATCATCAGACCATCCTGAGGGCCTGGGCGGTCAAGGACTTtgcccccaactgccccctgtaCGTGCAGATCCTCAAACCCGAGAACAAGTTCCACATCAAATTCGCAG ATCACGTGGTCTGCGAAGAAGAATTCAAGTACGCCATGTTGGCTCTGAACTGTGTGTGTCCAGCCACTTCCACCCTCATCACGCTGCTGATCCACACCTCGCGGGGACA AACCACCCCCATGGAGCCCTTCAAGCCGCGGCCAGGCCCCTGGCAGCCCCTGTCCAG GGACGGCCCCGCCTCCCCGGAGCAATGGCAGAGGATGTACAGCCGCTGCTCGGCCAACGAGGTCTACCACGTCCGGCTGGGGGACAGCAAGTTCCTGGGCCAATACCAGGGCAAGAGCTTCACCTACGCCTCCTTCCACGCCCACAAGAG GTACGGGGTGTGCCTGATCGGCGTGTGCCGGGAGGACAAGAACAACATCCTGCTGAACCCGGGGCCCTGCCACATCCTGGCCTCCTCCGACACCTGCTTCTACATCAACATCTCCAAGGAGGAGAACTCGGCCTTCATCTTCCGCCAGCAGGAGCATCTGCGCCCGAGCCGGCTGCCCACCCCGGCCTACCCCGGCCTGACACGCCTGCCCGTGCACAGCGTCATCGCCAGCATGG GGACGGTGGCCATGGACCTACCGGACTCTGGCAGCAGCCCGGACAGCGTGGGCGGGACCACGCTGGGCCTGCCGGGCGACCCGGCGGGCACTGAGAAGTGCCGCAGCATTGCCCCCGTCCTGGAGGTGGTGGACGccatccccagccccgccttcGACCTGCTGAGCGACCAGTCGGAGGACGAGGCCACCCATTCTGACGGCTCCGCAGCCGCCTCCGGCAC CTGGGTAAAGGGTTACCCCACCAACTCCCCCTACATCGGCAGCTCCCCCGCCCTCTGCCACCTGGTCCAGGAGAAGATCCCCTTCTGCTGCCTGCGGCTGGACAAG AGCTGCCACCACTACCCGTACGAGGACGCCCGCGCCTACCACTTCCAGAACAAGCTCATCATTGTCTCGGCTGAGAGAGCCGGCAACGGGCTGTACAACTTCATCGTGCCGCTGCGGGCCTACTACCGGCCCCGCAAGGAGCTCAACCCCATCGTGCTGCTGCTGGAGAACAT GCCAGAGACCCATTTCCTGGAGGCCATTTGCTGGTTCCCCTTGGTCTATTACATGGTGGGCTCCATCGATAA cctggaTGACCTGCTGCACTGCGGTGTGACCTTTGCTGCCAGCATGGTGGTCGTGGACAAGGAGAGCTCCATGATCGCGGACGAGGACTACATGGCCGACGCCAAAACCATCGTCAACGTCCAGACGCTGTTCAG GCTGTTCCCAGGCCTGAACATCATCACCGAGCTGACGCACCCGGCCAACATGCGCTTCATGCAGTTCAAGGCCAAGGATCGCCACGCGCTGGCCCTGTCCAAGCTGGAGAAG AAGGAGCGGGAGAACGGCTCCAACCTGGTGTTCATGTTCCGCCTACCTTTCGCTGCAGGGAAGGTGTTCAGCGTCAGCATGCTAGACACACTACTCTACCAG ctctcccaccAAACGACCACCTTGCAACTTCCAGGTCTCAAATCCTCTGTTCTCACAGGCATTGGAGCTGCATCCATCAGTTTCGCTATCAGG tga